Proteins from a genomic interval of Rhodothermales bacterium:
- a CDS encoding glycosyltransferase family 4 protein → MAHFLIVSQDFPPDLGGTQSYGLEIARKLAARHRVTVVAPDRPGAADGDAPEPFETRRTPLGLNPFPLASLPTLRRVYREGVDATLCVQWYSALACQLAGRNSPLGLGAHGRELLFTPYVGPVYNYVRRRTFQSADHIFAVSNFVGGLARGLGVDERRIQIVPNAVDAGHFDPERRAARRGRHGLESEFVLLSACRLVPRKGVHLIVDAVQILAERYPALRLWIVGDGPERKRLQAMVSARSLDQVIRFHGGVPFEDMPGFFEASDAFCMVPLHAPPDVEGFGLVFLEAAAAGIASVGSRAGGIEDAILENHTGLMVPPDDAKSLAEALERLITDAELRDRLAREGRRHALAEGGWERVADTIEAALLG, encoded by the coding sequence ATGGCGCACTTCCTGATCGTTTCCCAGGACTTCCCGCCGGACCTGGGTGGGACCCAGAGCTACGGCCTGGAGATTGCCCGAAAGCTGGCGGCACGGCACCGCGTCACCGTGGTGGCACCGGACAGGCCCGGGGCGGCCGATGGAGATGCCCCGGAACCCTTCGAGACCCGGCGCACCCCGCTCGGGCTGAATCCGTTTCCGCTGGCCTCCCTGCCGACCCTGCGCCGTGTGTATCGCGAAGGTGTGGACGCCACGCTGTGCGTTCAGTGGTATTCGGCGCTAGCGTGCCAGCTTGCCGGTCGCAACAGTCCGCTTGGACTTGGCGCGCACGGCCGCGAACTGCTGTTCACGCCTTATGTCGGTCCCGTGTACAACTATGTCCGCCGGCGCACCTTCCAATCGGCCGACCACATCTTTGCGGTGAGCAACTTCGTCGGAGGCCTTGCCCGGGGTCTGGGCGTGGACGAGCGACGAATCCAGATTGTGCCCAACGCAGTGGACGCCGGCCACTTTGATCCGGAGCGCCGAGCAGCCCGGCGCGGACGACATGGCCTCGAATCGGAGTTCGTGCTGCTGTCGGCCTGCCGGCTCGTGCCCCGGAAGGGCGTGCATCTGATTGTGGACGCCGTTCAGATACTCGCGGAGCGGTATCCCGCACTCAGGCTCTGGATTGTGGGGGACGGCCCCGAGCGAAAGCGATTACAGGCGATGGTGTCCGCGCGTAGCCTGGACCAGGTGATTCGTTTCCACGGCGGCGTCCCGTTTGAGGACATGCCCGGCTTCTTTGAGGCCTCGGACGCGTTCTGCATGGTCCCGCTGCACGCCCCCCCGGATGTTGAGGGATTCGGGCTCGTCTTCCTGGAGGCCGCCGCCGCGGGAATCGCCTCTGTGGGATCCCGGGCCGGCGGCATCGAGGACGCCATCCTGGAGAATCACACCGGTCTCATGGTGCCCCCTGACGACGCCAAAAGCCTGGCCGAAGCCCTGGAGCGACTGATCACAGACGCCGAACTGCGGGATCGGCTCGCGCGCGAGGGCCGGCGCCACGCGCTGGCCGAGGGCGGCTGGGAGCGCGTGGCCGATACCATCGAGGCCGCGCTGCTGGGGTAG
- a CDS encoding helix-turn-helix transcriptional regulator, with product MPLEIHLDLLLVERKMTLTELADRVGITISNLSVLKTGKARAVRFSTLEAICRELQCQPGDLIAYVAEDHDDC from the coding sequence ATGCCGTTGGAAATCCATCTGGATCTGCTGCTGGTCGAGCGCAAAATGACCCTGACCGAACTCGCCGATCGAGTCGGCATCACCATCTCCAACCTTTCGGTGCTGAAGACCGGCAAGGCCCGAGCGGTACGCTTTTCGACCCTGGAGGCAATCTGTCGGGAGCTGCAGTGTCAGCCGGGCGATCTCATCGCATACGTGGCCGAAGATCACGACGACTGCTGA
- a CDS encoding choice-of-anchor B family protein yields MKRVLSTLASFMLVVSAAAQTNPDAVASGAGFGGAMAAMGETIFAGSAPVGWQTGDEPPGTVYQYERDATGNWVIVGTWQSPEPEVGDDFGRSIHVHGPHLLVGAPGQSATYVWEHQEDDTWTLIGTMRPSRLPDGAEFGGSYARAGFRNQAVAFAGGGIVVSAYNSVTNTGQVHHYTPDGTEVIVAGTEGEGFGFSLAGDFRQPLFIGVPGANEGKGAVDVYLFRDGNLVPDGRIAPEDLPARSGFGRSIAWSDGTFYAGASGLGAVLTFAKSDDGVWEETGRLAAEEAQGLGVQVAAGHGKVLASDRRGAMVFEGETATRIEAPDDRARRGFGIGLAIASNAVAVGSPSADYEEGLATVFEPSGDGWAAASTLAPEITFLESIRGDQVDCEEGAASMFGCDNVDLISFVSSKEMTSERGVKMTDIWGWEDPETGHEWVLLGRTDGTAFINIADPSNPVYVGELLRTEGSPGAAWRDVKVYKDHAFVVADGSGQHGVQIFDLRQLRDVEVADMPVTFEMTAHYTGTASTHNIVINEDTGFAYAVGNRSGGETCNGQSHMIDIRDPANPTFAGCFSEPQSRSTHDAQCVLYHGPDADYAGREICLSSNGSSFVISDVTDKEDPKTVALATYPMTHYTHQGWLDEDHAYFYMNDELDEMAGAVERTRTLIWDVQDLDDPQLVNEYYLDSGASDHNLYIRGKYMYQSNYQAGLRILDITDPVNPVEVGNFDTAPYAEDAAGFGGSWSNYPYFKSGIIAVSSRAEGLFLVRFRQMDS; encoded by the coding sequence ATGAAACGGGTTCTTTCTACGCTTGCCTCATTCATGCTCGTCGTCTCGGCGGCCGCCCAGACCAACCCGGACGCAGTCGCCTCCGGCGCGGGTTTCGGGGGAGCCATGGCTGCCATGGGCGAAACCATTTTCGCCGGCTCGGCGCCGGTCGGTTGGCAGACCGGTGACGAGCCGCCGGGCACTGTGTATCAGTACGAGCGCGATGCCACGGGCAACTGGGTAATCGTAGGGACCTGGCAGAGCCCGGAGCCAGAGGTCGGAGACGATTTCGGGCGTTCCATCCACGTGCACGGTCCGCACCTGCTGGTGGGCGCACCTGGACAGTCGGCTACCTACGTCTGGGAGCATCAGGAGGACGACACCTGGACGCTGATCGGAACGATGCGGCCCAGTCGCCTGCCCGACGGAGCCGAGTTTGGTGGCTCCTACGCACGAGCGGGCTTTCGCAATCAGGCCGTGGCGTTTGCCGGCGGTGGGATTGTGGTGAGCGCCTATAACTCGGTGACCAACACCGGTCAGGTGCATCACTACACGCCGGACGGTACCGAGGTCATCGTGGCGGGAACTGAGGGAGAGGGGTTCGGCTTCTCGCTGGCCGGTGATTTCCGGCAGCCGCTCTTCATCGGAGTGCCCGGTGCGAACGAAGGAAAGGGCGCGGTGGATGTGTACCTGTTCCGTGACGGGAATCTGGTGCCGGACGGACGCATTGCTCCCGAGGACCTGCCGGCACGCAGCGGCTTTGGCCGGTCCATCGCGTGGTCGGACGGCACCTTCTACGCGGGCGCTTCGGGCCTGGGGGCCGTGCTGACGTTTGCCAAGTCGGACGATGGGGTCTGGGAGGAGACTGGACGCCTCGCCGCGGAGGAAGCCCAGGGGCTTGGCGTTCAGGTGGCTGCCGGCCACGGAAAGGTGTTGGCTTCCGATCGTCGGGGAGCAATGGTATTTGAGGGGGAGACGGCCACGCGCATTGAGGCGCCCGATGATCGTGCACGTCGCGGCTTCGGGATTGGCCTGGCCATCGCAAGCAATGCCGTAGCCGTCGGATCGCCGAGTGCAGACTATGAAGAGGGGCTGGCGACCGTGTTCGAACCGTCCGGTGATGGCTGGGCGGCCGCGTCCACGCTGGCACCTGAAATCACATTCCTCGAATCAATCCGGGGTGATCAGGTGGACTGCGAGGAAGGCGCCGCCTCCATGTTCGGATGCGACAACGTGGATCTGATCTCCTTCGTGTCGTCGAAGGAAATGACCAGCGAGCGCGGAGTGAAAATGACCGACATCTGGGGGTGGGAAGACCCGGAGACCGGCCACGAATGGGTTCTGCTGGGCCGTACGGATGGCACCGCGTTCATCAACATCGCCGACCCGTCGAATCCCGTGTATGTGGGCGAATTGCTTCGCACCGAAGGTTCACCAGGGGCTGCCTGGCGTGACGTCAAGGTGTACAAGGACCATGCATTCGTCGTCGCGGACGGATCAGGCCAGCACGGCGTGCAGATCTTTGACCTCCGCCAACTCCGCGATGTCGAAGTGGCCGACATGCCGGTCACCTTCGAGATGACCGCCCACTACACCGGGACCGCATCGACCCACAACATTGTGATCAACGAGGACACCGGGTTTGCCTATGCCGTGGGCAATCGCTCCGGCGGCGAAACCTGCAACGGCCAGAGCCACATGATCGACATCCGTGATCCGGCCAACCCGACCTTTGCCGGCTGCTTTTCCGAGCCGCAGAGCCGCAGCACGCACGATGCCCAGTGTGTGCTCTACCACGGTCCGGACGCGGATTACGCCGGGCGAGAAATCTGCCTGTCCTCGAACGGATCGTCATTCGTGATCTCAGACGTCACGGACAAGGAGGACCCGAAAACGGTGGCCCTGGCAACGTATCCGATGACGCACTACACCCATCAGGGGTGGCTGGACGAGGACCACGCGTACTTCTACATGAACGATGAACTGGATGAGATGGCCGGTGCGGTAGAGCGCACACGCACGCTCATCTGGGACGTGCAGGACCTCGATGACCCGCAGTTGGTCAATGAGTACTACCTGGATTCCGGGGCCTCGGATCACAATCTGTACATCCGCGGCAAGTACATGTATCAGTCCAACTATCAGGCCGGGCTGCGCATCCTGGACATCACCGATCCTGTCAATCCGGTTGAAGTCGGCAACTTCGATACCGCGCCCTACGCGGAGGATGCGGCTGGCTTTGGCGGCTCCTGGAGCAACTATCCGTACTTCAAGAGCGGCATCATTGCCGTGAGTTCGCGCGCGGAGGGGCTGTTCCTGGTGCGATTCCGGCAAATGGACTCCTAG
- a CDS encoding cupin domain-containing protein encodes MKRVRLSEKFAQFDDQWSPRIVAALNGQHVKLAKIEGAFVWHCHPDADELFLVVRGAMEMHLRDGVVHLEAGDLFVVPRGTEHRPVAEREAEILLVEPAGTVNTGTAGGDRTVNDPAWI; translated from the coding sequence ATGAAACGAGTCCGACTAAGCGAAAAATTTGCCCAGTTCGATGATCAATGGAGTCCGCGCATCGTAGCCGCGCTGAACGGGCAGCACGTCAAGTTGGCGAAGATCGAGGGCGCCTTCGTCTGGCACTGCCATCCTGACGCGGATGAGCTGTTCCTGGTGGTCCGGGGTGCGATGGAGATGCATCTCAGAGACGGTGTGGTGCACCTGGAGGCCGGTGACCTCTTTGTGGTGCCCCGCGGCACGGAGCACCGCCCCGTTGCCGAGCGGGAAGCCGAGATCCTGCTGGTCGAACCCGCCGGAACGGTCAATACAGGCACGGCCGGCGGAGACCGCACGGTGAACGACCCTGCCTGGATCTAG
- a CDS encoding aldehyde dehydrogenase family protein, which translates to MRHLLIAGKEVDSGRHDDILNPFDGSTVAAASLARPEHMDRAIEAAVRAFNHTRRMPTHERATILERTAAAIHDEAEGLALTMVRESGKPLQYARGEVRRAQVTFTLAAGACRQPTGEVMPLDLEPRAEGRLLMYERVPRGPVAAISPFNFPLNLIAHKLAPATAVGAPTVLKPPPQCPLTGYRLAEIMLDAGWPPEALSVLHCEPEVAQRMVEDDRLRVLSFTGSDRVGWKLKSLAGKKQVLLELGGNAPCVADETADLDAVMGPIVTGAWANAGQVCIKVQRVFVARARYREFVDRFVRATEDVPWGDPMREDTVVGPLIEPRHVDRVLSWVQEAVQAGATLHTGGTSEGQVVLPTVLTDVPSDAKVCREEVFGPVTVIEPFDTFDEAIARCNDSRFGLQAGIFTSDVGRAMTAFRELDYGGVLINDTPTFRVDNFPYGGTKDSGFGREGVRFAMQEMTEPKVLIMRGMPS; encoded by the coding sequence ATGCGACATCTCCTGATCGCCGGCAAGGAGGTCGATTCCGGTCGACACGACGACATTCTGAATCCGTTTGACGGGTCGACGGTGGCTGCGGCGAGCCTGGCGCGTCCGGAGCACATGGACCGAGCCATCGAGGCCGCGGTCAGAGCGTTCAACCACACCCGGCGCATGCCGACGCACGAACGGGCGACGATTCTGGAACGAACGGCCGCGGCTATCCATGACGAAGCCGAAGGCCTCGCGCTCACCATGGTGCGCGAGAGTGGAAAACCGCTTCAGTACGCCCGGGGGGAAGTCCGCCGGGCTCAGGTGACGTTCACCCTGGCCGCCGGGGCCTGCCGGCAGCCAACGGGAGAGGTCATGCCGCTTGATCTCGAACCACGCGCGGAGGGGCGTCTACTCATGTATGAGCGCGTGCCTCGCGGACCGGTCGCTGCCATTTCCCCGTTCAACTTCCCCCTGAACCTCATCGCCCACAAACTGGCCCCTGCCACGGCCGTAGGCGCTCCGACCGTCCTGAAGCCGCCGCCCCAGTGCCCGCTGACCGGATACCGGCTTGCCGAAATCATGCTTGACGCCGGATGGCCGCCTGAGGCGCTCAGCGTGCTGCACTGCGAACCTGAAGTCGCCCAGCGCATGGTCGAGGATGATCGGCTGAGAGTGCTCTCGTTCACCGGCAGCGACAGGGTCGGCTGGAAGCTCAAGAGCCTCGCCGGCAAGAAGCAGGTCCTGCTGGAGTTGGGCGGCAACGCGCCCTGCGTCGCGGACGAGACGGCGGACCTGGACGCTGTTATGGGCCCCATCGTAACCGGGGCGTGGGCCAACGCCGGGCAGGTCTGCATCAAGGTGCAGCGCGTCTTTGTGGCTCGAGCTCGGTACCGGGAATTTGTGGACCGGTTTGTTCGCGCCACGGAGGACGTGCCTTGGGGAGACCCCATGCGCGAGGACACCGTCGTGGGACCCCTTATCGAACCACGCCACGTAGACCGGGTGCTGTCCTGGGTACAGGAGGCCGTGCAGGCCGGCGCCACACTGCACACAGGCGGCACGTCTGAGGGCCAGGTGGTCCTTCCCACCGTGCTGACGGATGTGCCAAGTGACGCCAAGGTGTGTCGCGAGGAGGTCTTCGGCCCGGTGACCGTGATCGAGCCGTTCGACACTTTTGACGAGGCCATCGCCCGATGCAACGACAGTCGGTTCGGTCTGCAGGCGGGCATTTTCACGAGCGATGTGGGGCGTGCCATGACCGCCTTCCGCGAACTCGACTACGGGGGGGTGCTCATCAACGACACCCCCACCTTCCGGGTGGACAACTTTCCGTACGGCGGCACCAAGGACTCTGGGTTCGGCCGGGAGGGCGTGCGTTTTGCGATGCAGGAGATGACCGAGCCCAAGGTGCTCATCATGCGCGGCATGCCGAGCTAG
- a CDS encoding DUF2975 domain-containing protein — translation MIQVLDRVLTFLWWAALGIVVFAAAIGAWAALGQPENVEFNWFAYDVSEELLEKAGGQAEIDLGDSMSIKVEEASLRSSDPALAWFGMVMGSAFFAVFMFGFHRVRQVVRSAVDGTPFIRENVTRLREIGFIYVAEYLILGVAQVTAGFVARSRIPDELAESSLSLNVNPVVIVTPLVLFALAEVFKAGVDLQEEQDLTV, via the coding sequence ATGATTCAAGTTCTTGATCGTGTGCTGACGTTTCTCTGGTGGGCGGCGCTCGGGATCGTGGTCTTTGCTGCGGCGATCGGCGCTTGGGCCGCTCTTGGCCAGCCGGAAAACGTTGAGTTCAACTGGTTCGCTTACGACGTCTCGGAGGAATTGCTCGAGAAGGCCGGTGGACAGGCCGAAATCGACCTGGGTGACTCCATGTCAATCAAAGTCGAGGAAGCCTCTCTCCGATCTTCGGATCCGGCCCTGGCCTGGTTCGGCATGGTCATGGGCAGTGCGTTCTTCGCCGTGTTCATGTTCGGCTTCCATCGCGTCAGACAGGTGGTGCGCTCCGCCGTGGACGGCACACCGTTCATCCGGGAAAACGTCACCCGTCTTCGGGAAATCGGGTTCATCTATGTGGCCGAGTACCTCATCCTCGGTGTGGCGCAGGTGACGGCAGGCTTTGTGGCGCGATCCCGAATACCGGACGAGTTGGCAGAGTCCAGCCTTTCGCTGAACGTCAACCCGGTAGTGATCGTCACCCCGCTCGTACTGTTCGCGCTGGCGGAGGTGTTCAAGGCCGGTGTCGATTTGCAGGAAGAACAAGATCTGACGGTCTGA
- a CDS encoding DUF885 family protein, translating to MRPLIPTALLLLTACAQPGGPAETEGTTHDELVAFYQDWRAFHAPPATDGVYDYSASAMAARHNALPEWQARLASFDTTGWPIPAQVDWHLVRAEMNGLDFDHRVMQPWANNPAWYVQIWMDQSDTPEHEGPLAYGFIDVWKYDLPSQASELEAAIRTIPAVLAAAPTNLTGNQQDLWRMGLAVVRDQHDDLERIRAMADGASPTLSEAISEAQDATMAFADWLEAELPSKTGSSGLGIENYDWYLKNVHLSPYGWAEEMQIVQRELARSYTALRLEENNNHGLPAQNPIDNAADFERLQNLAVDDFIAFFAAKDIVEMKPYFDPALRAQVRPFSPEGPQHFFYQVIYRDPIIMQTHWYHWIDLERMRAEPHPSPIRANPLLYNIWDSRSEGLATAMEEMMMHAGFIDGRPRSRELIWILVAQRAARAIAGLRMHSNEWTLQEASDYAVEWTPRGWMQPNGQLVGFEQHLYLMQPGYGTSYLTGKAQIETLLAEYQHATGQDFTIRRFFDHMNDTGLIPAALIQWEMTGKRPAHL from the coding sequence ATGCGACCCCTCATCCCGACTGCCCTCCTCCTGCTCACGGCCTGTGCCCAGCCCGGCGGACCCGCCGAAACAGAAGGCACCACCCACGATGAGCTGGTTGCCTTCTACCAGGACTGGCGTGCCTTCCACGCGCCTCCTGCCACGGACGGCGTCTACGATTATTCCGCCTCGGCAATGGCCGCCCGCCACAACGCCTTGCCGGAGTGGCAGGCCCGGCTGGCCTCTTTCGATACCACCGGCTGGCCCATCCCCGCGCAGGTAGACTGGCACCTTGTAAGGGCTGAAATGAACGGACTGGACTTTGACCACCGGGTCATGCAGCCGTGGGCCAACAACCCGGCCTGGTACGTGCAGATCTGGATGGACCAGTCCGACACGCCCGAGCACGAGGGACCGCTGGCATACGGGTTTATTGACGTGTGGAAGTATGACCTCCCTTCGCAGGCCTCGGAGTTGGAGGCAGCCATCCGCACCATCCCGGCGGTGTTGGCCGCGGCCCCCACGAACCTGACCGGCAACCAACAGGACCTCTGGCGCATGGGCCTTGCTGTGGTGCGGGACCAGCACGATGATCTGGAGCGCATTCGGGCGATGGCCGACGGGGCCTCCCCGACGCTCAGCGAAGCAATCTCGGAGGCCCAGGACGCCACGATGGCCTTTGCCGACTGGCTGGAGGCAGAGCTGCCCTCGAAGACCGGTTCATCCGGGCTCGGGATCGAGAACTACGACTGGTATCTGAAGAACGTGCACCTGTCGCCCTACGGCTGGGCGGAGGAGATGCAGATCGTGCAGCGGGAGCTTGCCCGCTCCTACACCGCGCTCCGGCTGGAGGAAAACAACAACCACGGTCTGCCGGCCCAGAACCCCATCGACAACGCCGCCGACTTCGAACGCCTGCAGAACCTGGCCGTGGACGACTTCATCGCCTTTTTCGCGGCGAAGGATATCGTGGAGATGAAGCCGTATTTCGACCCGGCGCTTCGGGCCCAGGTGCGTCCCTTCAGCCCGGAAGGCCCGCAGCACTTCTTTTACCAGGTGATCTACCGGGATCCGATCATCATGCAGACGCACTGGTACCACTGGATTGACCTGGAGCGCATGCGTGCGGAGCCACACCCCAGCCCCATCCGCGCCAATCCTTTGCTATACAACATCTGGGACAGCCGCTCCGAAGGTCTGGCCACGGCCATGGAGGAGATGATGATGCACGCCGGGTTTATCGACGGCCGGCCGCGCAGCAGAGAGCTCATCTGGATCCTGGTGGCGCAACGCGCGGCGCGGGCCATCGCCGGTCTTCGCATGCACAGTAACGAATGGACGCTGCAGGAAGCCTCTGACTATGCCGTGGAATGGACGCCACGTGGATGGATGCAACCCAACGGCCAATTAGTGGGCTTCGAGCAGCACCTGTACCTCATGCAGCCGGGCTACGGTACCAGCTACCTGACCGGCAAGGCGCAGATCGAGACGCTGCTGGCCGAGTACCAGCACGCGACCGGCCAGGACTTCACGATCCGCCGCTTCTTTGACCACATGAACGATACGGGCCTGATCCCCGCCGCACTCATCCAGTGGGAAATGACCGGCAAACGGCCCGCGCACCTGTGA
- a CDS encoding DUF305 domain-containing protein, translated as MPRFVYAVILAGLTLTGCTGTRSAQQPTSEPSGNVAPEGGARVVQPGAPGESPRVVQPGAPGEGSRPLNESLLTARPMPYTEADVAFMQGMIGHHAQALDMTALIADRTERQDLILMGRRMEISQKSEIELMQKWLRDRDEQVPESTAHHMMHGHAEAMPGMLSLAQMKELEDASGDEFYRLWLEYMIQHHQGAIIMVGELLASEGAAQETDIFRFADAVEEDQTMEIQRMRQMLANLR; from the coding sequence ATGCCGCGTTTCGTGTACGCAGTGATACTTGCCGGCCTGACGCTGACGGGCTGCACCGGCACAAGAAGTGCCCAGCAACCGACCTCTGAACCGTCTGGGAATGTTGCGCCTGAAGGCGGTGCCCGGGTGGTCCAGCCCGGTGCTCCTGGCGAATCGCCGCGTGTGGTCCAGCCCGGTGCTCCCGGCGAGGGATCCCGGCCGCTCAATGAGAGCTTGTTGACGGCCCGGCCCATGCCCTACACCGAGGCTGACGTAGCCTTCATGCAGGGCATGATCGGCCATCACGCCCAGGCACTCGACATGACCGCGCTCATTGCTGATCGCACCGAACGACAGGATCTGATTCTCATGGGCCGTCGCATGGAGATCTCCCAGAAATCGGAGATCGAACTCATGCAGAAGTGGCTCCGGGACCGTGATGAGCAGGTGCCTGAGTCCACCGCGCATCACATGATGCACGGCCATGCAGAGGCGATGCCGGGCATGCTGTCCCTCGCACAGATGAAGGAGCTTGAAGACGCATCCGGCGACGAGTTCTACCGGCTCTGGCTGGAATACATGATCCAGCATCACCAGGGCGCCATCATCATGGTCGGTGAACTGCTCGCCTCGGAGGGCGCCGCCCAGGAAACCGACATTTTCCGCTTCGCCGACGCGGTCGAAGAGGACCAGACCATGGAAATCCAGCGCATGCGCCAGATGTTGGCCAACCTGCGCTGA
- a CDS encoding GreA/GreB family elongation factor, translated as MSRAFVKDDAPDGHVVIPPRPALPPGVANYVTPRGLRLLREELARLEAERGKLAAGPRDSADRSRELAVLKGRITQLEARIASARLVDPASQPAAEVRFGATVTLETQGLPRRVMTIVGVDEANPTDARISFLAPVAKRLTGKKTGDGVRMPAPGGEREFTVAEIHYAAD; from the coding sequence GTGAGTCGCGCGTTCGTCAAGGATGACGCCCCTGATGGCCATGTGGTCATTCCGCCGCGGCCGGCGCTTCCGCCGGGCGTGGCGAACTACGTGACGCCTCGGGGGCTTCGGCTGCTCCGAGAGGAGCTGGCGCGGCTGGAGGCTGAGCGCGGCAAACTCGCGGCGGGTCCGCGCGACAGCGCGGATCGGAGCCGGGAGTTGGCAGTGCTCAAGGGGCGGATCACCCAGTTGGAGGCACGTATCGCCTCAGCGCGGCTGGTGGATCCGGCCTCCCAACCGGCCGCGGAGGTGCGCTTCGGCGCGACGGTAACGCTCGAGACCCAGGGCCTGCCCCGACGTGTGATGACCATTGTCGGGGTGGACGAGGCCAACCCCACAGACGCCCGAATCAGCTTCCTGGCCCCGGTGGCCAAGCGCCTTACGGGCAAAAAAACGGGCGATGGGGTCCGCATGCCCGCCCCGGGCGGGGAGCGGGAATTTACGGTGGCGGAGATCCACTACGCGGCCGACTGA
- a CDS encoding DUF3127 domain-containing protein: MDLKLTGTVDQILEEQSGTSQRGQWRKQDFVLEIPGEYPRKVCITVWGDNIDRFALKQGERVTASIDLSSREYNGRWYTDVKAWRLERAEDDGADPMPEPLPPLPESSEMDDELPF, translated from the coding sequence GTGGACCTCAAGCTCACCGGTACGGTAGATCAGATTCTCGAAGAACAGTCCGGTACCAGCCAACGCGGACAGTGGCGCAAGCAGGACTTCGTGCTCGAGATCCCCGGCGAATATCCCCGCAAGGTGTGTATCACCGTCTGGGGCGACAACATCGATCGGTTTGCCCTCAAGCAGGGCGAGCGCGTGACGGCCTCGATCGACCTTTCCAGCCGTGAGTACAACGGCCGCTGGTACACCGACGTCAAAGCCTGGCGTCTGGAGCGAGCCGAAGACGACGGTGCGGACCCCATGCCCGAGCCGCTCCCGCCGCTCCCGGAGTCCAGCGAAATGGACGACGAGCTGCCCTTCTAG
- a CDS encoding aspartate aminotransferase family protein yields the protein MAGARNLIERRNAMVPAAVGQFAGEMTAVSASGARITDAEGRVFIDFAGGIGVMTVGHCAPEVVQAIKDQAEKLIHTSIHVASYEPYVALCEKLADLFPHGDRTRVILINSGAEAVENAIKLARQATGRPGVICFSEAFHGRTLMALSLTSKTKYKTGCGPLAPEVYRLPYPNHFMYGDGLSEAAFVQRELDRLEAAFLNMVPSDQVAAVILEPVQGEGGFAVAPPAYLQGLRRICDEHGIMLILDEVQSGFCRTGRWAAYEHAGIVPDLSTWAKAMGGGMPISAVVGKASVMEAAAPSTVGGTYGGNPVACAASLAAIGIMERCNLNARAVEVGGKIRACFERLQRATRLVADIRGLGAMLAMELCEHGDRSRPAGDAVRAVCAACRERGLIVLPSGAHGNVIRILVPLVISDAELDQGLAILEESVLAVAVPVV from the coding sequence ATGGCCGGTGCCCGCAATCTAATCGAACGCCGCAACGCGATGGTGCCGGCTGCCGTCGGCCAGTTTGCAGGGGAGATGACGGCGGTGTCGGCTTCCGGCGCGCGCATCACGGACGCGGAAGGTCGAGTGTTTATCGACTTCGCGGGTGGCATCGGCGTCATGACGGTCGGGCACTGCGCGCCGGAGGTCGTGCAGGCCATCAAGGATCAGGCGGAAAAGCTGATTCACACCTCCATTCACGTGGCCAGCTACGAACCCTACGTAGCGCTCTGTGAGAAGCTGGCCGACCTGTTTCCCCATGGGGATCGCACGCGGGTGATTCTAATCAACTCGGGTGCGGAGGCAGTGGAGAACGCCATCAAACTGGCTCGTCAGGCGACCGGGAGGCCGGGTGTGATCTGCTTTTCGGAGGCGTTCCATGGGCGCACGCTGATGGCACTGAGTCTGACTTCGAAGACCAAATACAAGACCGGCTGCGGGCCGCTGGCGCCCGAGGTCTACAGGCTTCCATACCCGAATCACTTCATGTACGGCGACGGGCTCTCTGAAGCCGCCTTTGTGCAGCGTGAACTCGACCGTCTGGAAGCGGCCTTCCTGAACATGGTGCCTTCGGATCAGGTCGCGGCGGTCATTCTCGAGCCCGTGCAGGGCGAAGGTGGATTCGCCGTGGCGCCTCCGGCCTACCTGCAGGGCCTGCGCCGGATCTGCGACGAACACGGAATCATGCTCATTCTCGATGAGGTGCAGTCCGGTTTTTGTCGGACCGGGCGATGGGCGGCGTACGAACACGCGGGCATTGTGCCGGATCTGTCCACGTGGGCCAAGGCGATGGGCGGGGGCATGCCGATCTCGGCGGTCGTTGGCAAGGCATCGGTTATGGAGGCAGCTGCTCCGTCAACCGTCGGGGGCACCTATGGAGGCAATCCAGTGGCCTGTGCTGCTTCTCTGGCGGCCATCGGGATCATGGAGCGTTGCAACCTGAATGCCCGTGCCGTCGAGGTGGGCGGGAAGATCCGTGCGTGCTTCGAGCGGCTGCAGCGCGCCACGCGCCTTGTGGCGGACATTCGTGGTCTGGGCGCCATGCTGGCCATGGAGCTCTGCGAGCACGGGGACCGTTCGCGGCCGGCGGGCGATGCGGTCCGTGCTGTGTGCGCGGCGTGTCGCGAGCGCGGGCTGATCGTGCTTCCGAGCGGGGCTCACGGCAATGTGATCCGGATTCTGGTGCCGCTTGTCATCTCGGACGCCGAGCTGGATCAGGGTCTGGCGATTCTGGAGGAATCCGTGCTGGCCGTGGCTGTGCCGGTGGTCTGA